AATCCGAATGCAATCAGGAATTCTCCAACAGGAAAAGAAGTCGCGATCCAGCTCAAAGTCTGTTTTGACCAGTAGGCAGTCGAAATCCCCACTGCGGAAAACAGCCCCTCTGCCAACTGACGCCCCAGAGTCTGAACAAAACTGGCATCACATTTGGAGAGCGCAGAATAAAAATAAATGCTGATCACCAGCAATCGAAACAAGGCAATCGCGCGCGGTGGTTTGAGCACCGTCAAGATCAGCAATCCCAACGCAAACTGATAAGCCCACGGCTGCAGACGATGTTGATCAAAGACGACTGCCAACACAAATGCCAACAGAAACAGACAGCCGCAAAGCCTCTGAAATTGAGGATCATCGTCCCCCTCTGATCTCTTCATAAGAAAGGGCACTACCGATAACACCAGCAGACAAATCAGGCTCAGTCCCATAATGGTAAACGACAGCCAGTCTACAGTTGCTGGTATCTCAGACACCCAGGCAAATAATGGAACCTGTGGAAAGAGAGTTTGCGGCGTCCAGAGCCTCCAGGTTTGAATCAACAACACCAGAGCGAACAGCGTCACAATCATCTTGAGAAATCGCAGTTGTAATTTCAGCGGCTCGTGGAACATGAATTGAATCACCGTTTTTGATTCAGATTATACCGCACGTCCAGAGGTTTCACTGCGTTCTGATCACTCAACTGTCAAGAATTTACGAATCCGTCAGATCAATCTAGTTCGGTGAACACGGTTCCCGTCGCTTTTTGATCGTCTGCCACCACTTCTACCGTCGTACCAGGCGCATAGGCATTTTTGCGAAGCACACCCATTGCCACGACAGAATATTTTCCAAAAGAGCGGGCAGAGGAAGTTATCGTGCCCGCTTCCTCAGGCCCAGACTCTCCAGCGACCATGACTTTTGAACCTGCAGGTGGAACCCAGGATTCCTCCAGTCCGATGGATCGAATTTCTTTATTGACGTGCCCTAAAGAGTCAATCCGGGCAATGGGTTCCTGACCCAGATAACAGCCCTTTTTAAATGAAATAGATTGAGCAGTACGACTGGCTTCCTGAGCCAGATTCGCATCAGTCAGATCGACACCATAAACGGGAAACAATGACTCAATTCTGATCGCGTCGAAGGTCTCCTGACCAGCGGGTACAGCGCCTGCCTCGAGCAGACTGTTCCAGAAATCTGCGATTTTGACATACTGCAGACAGCAGAGATATCCCGGCTGACCAAACCAGTCGACACGACGCACAGTCAGTCTGGCATCGCTGTTTGTCAATCTCAGTTGCTGGAACACTTCAAGCGCATCGACGTCGATATCGAGCTGCTTGAGAATCTCTGACGCGCGTGGTCCTGAAAGGTACAGGCTGCCAAACTCCTGAGTCCGGACAAGCAGACGGACATCTTCCAGGATAATATAACGGTCCAGATGCTGAGTGATATTCTCGCTCTGTCCCGGTGCTGTATCAATCCAGATCGATTCCTCGTGAGAAAACGCATTAATCTGCCCCAGAATGCGGCTCTGAACATTTGTCACAAAGGCTTCGCAACCCTGATCAGGCTGCAAACCTTTGATATCATTCGTACAAAAATTGTGCAGGAATTTGAGCCGGTCTGTGCCAGATAACTCGATCTGATCCCGGTTGCTCAGGTCAAAGACCGCCGCCGATTCCCGGGCAGCCTGATATTCTTTTTCTGGTGAGCCAAAATGAGATGCAAGGGGATAGTTTTCCTCCGGGTGCTCAAAAACTGCTCCCGAAGACTGTTGTTGAACTTGAAACTGGCGTAATGACATTTGTTTTCCAGATGGGTCGCGTAAAGGTGGGATTTTGATCTCTGTCGAAGGCGGGATAGTTCACATCCGCATCAGGCACACTCCAAAAGTGAGTTCCCTGCGAAAGCAATCGCCCCCCTTCGTAATGCAGCTCAGTCTCTGTCAGCAACTTCTTTGATGCAGGAAAGAGCATACTAATGCATTCAAACACGTGAGAGAGTTGAATGATAAAATTATTCTAGGCGATCTGCCACATTTTCCAAGGTCTGAAGGTGTACTTTCAGCAGGAATCGCAGACTCATTGGTTCCTGTCCGTAAAACTCAGTTGACCTTCTCAATCTTCAGATCATCCACGCTGAGAATGCCTGTTCCGCCATTCAAACCCAGTTGAATGACTGCTTCGCGTGTCTGCGGAGGAATGGTAATGACCTTCTTTTCCAGATGCCAGCCACGACTTCCGATCCACGGGCCGAGATAAGCCTGGCCGATATTGCGGCGCACCGAATCATAAAAATGGATGATAAAACCCGGTTTCTGAAAGGACTGCTTTCCCTGAGCTGTGTTCAAATAACTCAACTGCAAGCTGATTTCCAGTGAATCAACATGAGATCCATCGATGGCCATGCCCTGCAGGATCTGTGAAAGCCGTTCGGGGGTATCATTTTCGAATTTCAGATAGGCGGCTCCGTCCGGTGCCTGGGAGGTCATCCGGCTCACCCGTCGCTGATAATGCCAGTTATCTGCTTTCTGGTCATTGTTGGCATCCACTTCAAAACTACCGTTGATGATTTCCGGTTTGAGCGGATCCGGTTTGACTTCCCGTTTCTCTTCCGAACGTCCCGTCATGGGGACAAAGAGTGTGGGAATCAGTCGTTTGTGTTTGAGCTCTCCCTTTTCTTTTTGAAACAAATGGAAAACCTGCTGATAGCGTTCTCCCAGGGGGATCAGCAGCATTCCGCCCTCTTTTAGTTGATCGATTAAAGGCTGAGGAACTTTTTCCGGCGAGCAGGTCACGATGATTTTGTCAAAGGGCGCTTCTTCCGGCCAACCCAGATACCCATCGCCAATTCGTGTATGGACATTATCATAATCCAGTTTTTTCAGTCGAACAGCCGCCTTCTTGCCCAGTCCTTCCACAATCTCGATGGTATAAACGTCTTTAACCAGCGCAGAGAGTACGGCTGCCTGAAATCCACTGCCGGTACCAATCTCGA
The sequence above is a segment of the Gimesia algae genome. Coding sequences within it:
- the ygfZ gene encoding CAF17-like 4Fe-4S cluster assembly/insertion protein YgfZ, which translates into the protein MSLRQFQVQQQSSGAVFEHPEENYPLASHFGSPEKEYQAARESAAVFDLSNRDQIELSGTDRLKFLHNFCTNDIKGLQPDQGCEAFVTNVQSRILGQINAFSHEESIWIDTAPGQSENITQHLDRYIILEDVRLLVRTQEFGSLYLSGPRASEILKQLDIDVDALEVFQQLRLTNSDARLTVRRVDWFGQPGYLCCLQYVKIADFWNSLLEAGAVPAGQETFDAIRIESLFPVYGVDLTDANLAQEASRTAQSISFKKGCYLGQEPIARIDSLGHVNKEIRSIGLEESWVPPAGSKVMVAGESGPEEAGTITSSARSFGKYSVVAMGVLRKNAYAPGTTVEVVADDQKATGTVFTELD
- a CDS encoding protein-L-isoaspartate(D-aspartate) O-methyltransferase, encoding MLFLTVCVVAGFSFLESPSPVYSQSSAYFRNQRNDMVTRYIEGEGIKNPRVLSSMRQVPRHEFVSSNLKHLAYQDLALPIGYKQTISPPYVVAYMTETIDPQPDDKVLEIGTGSGFQAAVLSALVKDVYTIEIVEGLGKKAAVRLKKLDYDNVHTRIGDGYLGWPEEAPFDKIIVTCSPEKVPQPLIDQLKEGGMLLIPLGERYQQVFHLFQKEKGELKHKRLIPTLFVPMTGRSEEKREVKPDPLKPEIINGSFEVDANNDQKADNWHYQRRVSRMTSQAPDGAAYLKFENDTPERLSQILQGMAIDGSHVDSLEISLQLSYLNTAQGKQSFQKPGFIIHFYDSVRRNIGQAYLGPWIGSRGWHLEKKVITIPPQTREAVIQLGLNGGTGILSVDDLKIEKVN